One stretch of Epinephelus lanceolatus isolate andai-2023 chromosome 15, ASM4190304v1, whole genome shotgun sequence DNA includes these proteins:
- the cinp gene encoding cyclin-dependent kinase 2-interacting protein: MEGQSGDIPVTPANRKCSAVTGSARKIKDNAADWHNLMLRWEKLNDEGFKVAGNIVDIRLTHSQSDQLLLVDESSSASSSSSASSASLQQTGGATELQDECCKLQDIIDKMAIVVTKMERLMTSQQGVQDLEEFQFGLEGRKLPLFHSWNTKDFNESSRVLLDSFSQELKLKQTILQELAHTATSDLCMVYLSCWLHQPFIPPQARLTLEALLLETGHRPL, translated from the exons ATGGAAG GCCAGTCAGGTGACATACCAGTGACCCcagcaaacaggaagtgctcTGCTGTCACAGGAAGTGCCCGGAAAATCAAAGACAACGCAGCTGACTGGCACAACCTGATGCTGAGGTGGGAAAAACTCAACGACGAAGGATTCAAGGTGGCAGGAAACATCGTCGACATCAGACTGACACA TTCTCAGAGCGatcagctgctgctggtggacGAGTCCTCATCagcttcatcatcttcatcagctTCATCAGCTTCGTTGCAGCAGACAGGAGGAGCTACAGAGCTGCAGGACGAATGCTGCAAGCTGCAGGACATCATTGACAAAATG GCCATCGTGGTGACAAAGATGGAGcgtctgatgacatcacagcaaGGTGTTCAGGATCTGGAGGAGTTTCAGTTCGGACTTGAAGGAAGAAAACTTCCTCTGTTTCACAGCTGGAACACCAAAGACTTCA ACGAGTCGTCTCGTGTCCTGTTGGACTCCTTCAGTCAGGAGCTGAAGTTGAAGCAGACAATCCTGCAGGAACTCGCCCACACTgcgacctctgacctctgcatGGTCTATCTGTCCTGCTGGCTGCACCAGCCCTTCATCCCCCCCCAGGCCAGACTGACCCTGGAGGCTCTGCTTCTGGAGACTGGGCACCGCCCCCTCTGA